One genomic region from Anabaena sp. PCC 7108 encodes:
- the murQ gene encoding N-acetylmuramic acid 6-phosphate etherase, translating into MTNLQERGHLLTEQVNPNSLNLDQLSSLELVELFNNEDQKAIAAIAAAKIQLAAAIERTADRLHEGGRLFYIGAGTSGRLGVLDAAECPPTFCTPPELVQGIIAGGAGALVRSSEDLEDRAEDGESAIAQRQITQLDVVVGITAGGTTPYVHGALNAARQRGAMTIFMACVPAEQVDFDADIDIRLLTGPEILAGSTRLKAGTVTKLALNILSTGVMVKLGKVYGNRMVDVAVTNQKLRDRALRILQDFTGLSREAAGFLLERSGKWVKLALLMHWTDLDKETGEQLLAAQQGNLRAAVDSYKQQKPTD; encoded by the coding sequence ATGACAAACTTGCAGGAACGCGGGCATCTCCTGACGGAACAGGTAAATCCCAATAGTCTGAATTTAGACCAACTTAGCTCTCTAGAATTGGTGGAGTTATTTAATAACGAAGACCAAAAGGCAATAGCCGCGATCGCAGCCGCTAAAATTCAGTTAGCAGCAGCTATTGAACGCACAGCAGATCGGCTTCATGAAGGCGGACGTTTATTTTATATTGGTGCGGGGACAAGTGGGAGATTAGGTGTATTAGATGCGGCTGAGTGTCCACCTACTTTCTGCACGCCTCCAGAGTTGGTACAGGGTATTATCGCTGGTGGTGCTGGCGCACTAGTAAGGAGTTCCGAAGATTTAGAAGACCGGGCAGAAGATGGAGAAAGTGCGATCGCTCAACGACAAATCACCCAATTGGATGTAGTAGTCGGTATCACTGCTGGAGGTACAACTCCTTATGTTCACGGGGCATTAAATGCTGCCCGTCAACGGGGGGCAATGACTATTTTTATGGCCTGTGTTCCTGCTGAACAAGTAGATTTTGATGCAGATATTGACATTCGTCTGTTAACTGGCCCAGAAATTCTCGCTGGTTCTACCCGCCTCAAAGCTGGTACTGTCACTAAACTAGCTTTAAATATTCTCTCTACGGGGGTCATGGTGAAGCTAGGTAAAGTTTATGGTAATCGCATGGTAGATGTCGCCGTCACCAACCAAAAATTACGCGATCGCGCTCTACGAATTTTACAAGATTTCACTGGTTTAAGTCGAGAAGCAGCTGGTTTCTTACTGGAACGTAGTGGCAAATGGGTGAAGTTAGCGCTGTTAATGCACTGGACTGATTTAGATAAGGAAACGGGTGAACAACTCTTAGCTGCACAACAGGGTAATCTTCGGGCTGCTGTTGACAGTTATAAACAACAAAAGCCAACCGATTGA
- a CDS encoding DUF3110 domain-containing protein: MRVFVLIFNVGTDNEGIHTVWTSNPEAGLSGAGRNKILMFESEDDATRYALMLEAQDFASPTVEVMNAEEIQEFCASADYDWELIPENSNLVVTPPEVNVEQTDWQPENETVDTDEDSFYPNPSATAAQDTPDSDLDSIRRRLEGLL; this comes from the coding sequence ATGCGTGTTTTTGTATTAATTTTCAATGTCGGGACTGATAACGAGGGGATTCACACAGTTTGGACTAGTAATCCTGAAGCGGGGCTGTCAGGGGCAGGACGCAATAAAATTCTCATGTTTGAGTCAGAAGATGACGCGACACGCTATGCTCTGATGTTAGAAGCACAGGATTTTGCCTCACCAACAGTCGAGGTGATGAATGCTGAGGAGATTCAGGAATTTTGTGCAAGTGCTGATTATGACTGGGAACTGATTCCAGAAAATAGTAATTTGGTAGTCACTCCACCAGAAGTAAATGTCGAACAAACCGACTGGCAACCGGAGAACGAAACAGTGGATACTGATGAAGATTCCTTCTACCCCAATCCATCTGCTACCGCAGCACAGGATACACCTGATTCTGATTTAGACAGCATTCGTCGCCGACTAGAAGGGTTATTGTAA
- a CDS encoding COG3650 family protein → MKNLISSIAILGIAANLLVSDQSIAKSSKIEEFTVVGNEPFWNITVTKEGIVFKLIGEKQQIFPYTAPLPAQGRPIDKVRVYQLQGKGRNILILNKVNDCSDTMSDNKYSYSAIFIMGNQVLEGCAVKK, encoded by the coding sequence ATGAAAAACTTAATTTCCTCTATAGCTATCTTGGGAATTGCGGCTAATCTATTAGTTTCTGATCAGAGTATTGCCAAATCATCTAAAATTGAAGAATTCACGGTTGTAGGTAATGAACCATTTTGGAATATTACTGTTACTAAAGAGGGAATTGTCTTTAAGTTAATAGGAGAAAAACAACAAATATTTCCTTATACTGCACCATTACCAGCCCAAGGAAGACCGATAGATAAAGTGCGAGTATATCAACTCCAGGGAAAAGGAAGAAATATCTTAATTTTGAATAAAGTGAACGATTGCAGTGATACAATGTCGGATAATAAATATTCATATTCAGCTATTTTTATTATGGGTAATCAAGTTTTAGAAGGTTGTGCTGTGAAAAAATAA
- a CDS encoding GIY-YIG nuclease family protein, translating into METQNNLSIEHQNVPVAHQGLHNFLYSSEDEHTATDVSITPQTANDETEIISLEAWRAIATNAKIAGVYAVLDNERCTQYIGYSRNVLLSLNGHVTQNGHHKCAFVRVQPFKFPKRQEMEDLRNAWIAELETIPSGNAGEGGMWASTVGEVAKSVMSDTERQAYEEKKLKLRKAMADTTLFKEAERVDVSEVTVKNDDWSAVINAQTQETKS; encoded by the coding sequence ATGGAAACTCAAAACAATTTGTCAATTGAACATCAAAATGTACCTGTTGCTCACCAAGGACTACATAATTTTTTGTATAGTTCTGAGGATGAACACACTGCCACTGACGTGAGTATAACGCCACAGACGGCAAATGATGAGACAGAAATTATTTCTTTAGAAGCCTGGCGGGCAATTGCAACTAATGCGAAGATTGCAGGCGTGTATGCAGTGTTGGATAATGAACGTTGTACGCAGTACATTGGCTATTCCCGTAATGTGCTGCTTTCGCTTAACGGCCATGTTACCCAAAATGGCCACCACAAGTGTGCTTTTGTACGTGTCCAACCCTTCAAATTTCCCAAACGGCAAGAAATGGAAGATTTACGCAATGCTTGGATAGCAGAACTGGAGACTATTCCCAGTGGTAATGCTGGTGAGGGGGGAATGTGGGCGAGTACCGTAGGTGAAGTTGCTAAGTCGGTAATGTCAGACACTGAACGCCAAGCTTATGAGGAGAAAAAGCTAAAGTTGCGAAAAGCAATGGCAGATACAACTCTTTTCAAAGAAGCCGAAAGGGTAGATGTAAGTGAAGTTACTGTGAAGAACGATGATTGGAGTGCAGTGATTAATGCACAGACTCAGGAAACTAAGTCTTAA
- a CDS encoding translocation/assembly module TamB domain-containing protein: MSNSTNQDSHPPINNPKHLWLIILSRSGLALGALLLLGIIVGIWRLRDFVQTELAPLAEKNLTSTLNRPVKLGQVKEFSLMGVKFAASEIPPTSTDSDRATIEAVEAGFDIWQLIVNRHLKLDVTLINPDVYIQQDQQGRWITTKIAPGGKSGLIKTDLDKLRFRNGRIVLLAHHGRIKEAKGQASMPQSSAPVVFSGLNGTSQLVENNRLIKFELAGKPDNGGSIFLQGNIRAQASLEGKLKLQTQDLLAADITNLIKLPLTLQAGRVNGDLQIQLIPDKETLLDGTAALQNVTIQLAKVPQLLKNTQGNITFKGLAIQLDNDVITSYGQIPLVARGVIDREKGFQLQGRVNAVSVSKALETLKVKSPLPVSGVVKADLQIVGDISKPVLSGTVSNLKTAQIDKVDFRKVSSKFELSTFDSLITLKDIQGQSTLGGEIRGGGTIQLGKTPQINVNFTAKNIPGDAIAKLYNITSGFPIGNVSATAALTGATDQVQTLVKWQAPKAKYAATGETIINPNRTVTFRDVAVNVGGGIVRGYGNYDSQGWQAVTQASGVKLTPFLNKEQLENISLGGAAFNGRLLLSGTSGPFKLTNIRPEGAGVDIAGGRIAISRLQLQDQNFIAELTGRGVRLGQILKQSLPILNNPLAGKFTIAGNTENFSLKTLGGVGEGSLTVGNGTITAKNIQLSNGRYQTQLKVENVPLQSLPAVPPQLNGRLAGQFNVAGSLESFQPQTIQANGQARLNLAGGTVTASNIQVANNRYQGIITGLGVNLNRLNKQLQGQFAGQLQVAGIFGSAKLADVRAAGQVQFSQGIGGINSPLNAAISWNGQQLTIPQARTPNLNASGYILANAQQPGLPEITQLNLNVQAQNFDLQKLPLKFPNAVNVAGKVDFRGQVTGKLTAPNVVGVLGLRNLAVQKFAFEPLLSGKINLFQGRGLNLDLAGKSDRLALNFNSNNSPNTFAIKWQEALATGQATGDNWAVKVGNFPLQALNIRLPQTTTLGNAALAGLLTGDLEINQKTLVSRGNIAIAQPQIGRIKGDRFTTQFSYNKGTASLKNSEFIKAQSKYTFDATVNQTTKAPQLQAKININQGNIQDVLTVAQIFELQDLQRGLAAPTYGTSADLTTNPQGLSNQPLFNQIQRLSEIDALLAAQEQTRLDSKLIPDLTDLKGIFNGDIAIDTATANGLAIQFNLQGQNFTWGRETEPSRFYRAETVIAQGSFEKGIFRLQPLRIQSQQRLIAFTGNIGGEEQSGQLRVNNFPIQILNNFVKLPVGITGNLNGTAALAGSIKNPQARGELEITEGTLNQKKVESATASFSYAQGRLNFGSKVLAASPEPVNITGNIPYKLPFASVEPDGNQISLDVKVKNEGLALLNLLNNQIAFENGEGEVDLTVRGTRQQPLVKGIASLNNATFTAQALPEKITNVSGKAEFDFDKVLVENLQGQFSNGKVEAAGEIPIFNSQDIQVENPLTVNLEKLALNLKGLYQGNASGNLKITGSVLEPGIGGKIRLSNGQVLLTELSSSDTSKTSTNSSNSIVNQQNITSASSGIIKLNNLALKLGNNIQIARPPVFNFIASGDLIVNGSLSNPIPEGTIKLTKGGVNLFTTQFNLARNYQHTATFRSSSSQPRDPDLDVKLFAKILDVIQSSDINRQSSTGLAALETVRVEATVKGPASQINDNLELKSSPSRSETEIVTLLGGGFVDTQGRGDSTLGLINIAGSAVFNNFQGTFNQIGDAFGLSELRLFPTIISDRPEAGKSTSSLELALEAGVDISSKFSFSSIKILTASDPFQWGINYRINDEIRLRASTNLTDDSRAVIEFERRF, from the coding sequence ATGTCTAACTCTACCAATCAAGATTCTCATCCTCCGATCAATAACCCTAAGCATCTGTGGTTGATCATATTGAGTCGTAGTGGCCTTGCTTTAGGAGCATTGTTGCTGCTGGGAATTATCGTCGGTATCTGGCGGTTGCGGGATTTTGTGCAAACTGAGTTAGCACCATTGGCAGAGAAAAATCTTACCTCTACCCTCAACCGTCCAGTTAAACTTGGACAAGTAAAAGAATTTTCTCTGATGGGGGTAAAATTTGCCGCTTCGGAGATTCCTCCTACATCTACGGATTCAGATCGGGCGACTATAGAAGCAGTAGAAGCAGGTTTTGACATCTGGCAATTAATTGTTAACCGCCATCTGAAACTGGATGTCACTTTAATTAACCCAGATGTGTATATTCAACAAGATCAGCAAGGTCGCTGGATTACCACTAAGATAGCCCCAGGCGGCAAAAGTGGTCTAATTAAAACTGATTTAGATAAATTGCGCTTTCGTAATGGCAGGATTGTATTGTTGGCGCATCACGGCAGAATAAAAGAGGCAAAAGGGCAAGCATCAATGCCCCAGTCCTCAGCCCCTGTAGTATTTTCAGGACTAAATGGAACTTCCCAACTGGTAGAGAATAACCGCCTGATTAAGTTTGAGTTAGCGGGAAAACCAGACAATGGTGGCAGCATTTTCCTTCAGGGAAATATCCGCGCCCAAGCAAGTTTAGAAGGTAAGTTAAAGCTGCAAACCCAAGATTTATTGGCCGCAGATATTACTAATTTGATTAAGTTACCACTGACTTTACAAGCTGGTCGGGTCAATGGTGATTTGCAAATTCAATTGATACCAGACAAGGAAACTTTATTAGATGGTACTGCTGCTTTGCAAAACGTGACCATACAACTAGCAAAAGTACCACAACTGTTAAAAAATACTCAGGGTAATATCACCTTTAAAGGACTGGCAATACAGTTAGATAATGATGTAATTACTAGCTACGGACAAATTCCCTTGGTGGCTAGAGGTGTGATTGACCGAGAAAAGGGTTTTCAGTTGCAAGGGCGTGTGAATGCGGTGAGTGTATCCAAAGCCCTGGAAACTCTCAAGGTTAAATCACCTTTACCTGTGAGTGGAGTAGTCAAAGCAGATTTGCAGATAGTTGGAGATATATCTAAACCTGTTCTTTCCGGGACTGTTTCTAATCTGAAAACTGCCCAAATTGATAAAGTTGATTTTCGGAAAGTTAGTAGTAAGTTTGAGCTTTCGACTTTTGACTCTCTGATTACTCTCAAGGATATTCAAGGTCAATCTACATTGGGAGGAGAGATTAGAGGTGGGGGAACTATCCAACTTGGTAAAACGCCACAAATAAATGTTAATTTTACTGCCAAGAATATTCCAGGGGATGCGATCGCTAAACTCTACAATATTACTTCAGGATTTCCCATCGGCAATGTCTCCGCCACAGCCGCACTCACTGGTGCAACTGATCAAGTCCAAACTCTAGTTAAATGGCAAGCACCAAAGGCTAAATATGCCGCTACTGGTGAAACTATTATCAATCCAAACCGCACAGTTACTTTTCGTGATGTGGCTGTTAATGTTGGTGGTGGTATAGTCCGGGGTTATGGTAATTACGATTCCCAAGGTTGGCAAGCTGTAACTCAAGCCTCTGGTGTGAAATTAACACCATTTCTGAACAAAGAGCAACTAGAAAATATCTCTTTGGGAGGGGCAGCATTTAACGGTCGTTTACTGCTATCGGGAACTTCAGGACCATTTAAACTGACTAATATTCGCCCAGAGGGTGCAGGTGTTGACATTGCTGGAGGGAGAATTGCTATTTCTCGTCTGCAATTGCAAGACCAAAATTTTATTGCTGAATTAACAGGCCGAGGTGTACGTTTAGGGCAAATATTAAAACAGTCTCTCCCCATTTTAAATAACCCATTGGCAGGTAAGTTCACGATTGCAGGGAATACAGAAAATTTCAGCCTCAAGACTTTGGGTGGTGTGGGTGAAGGTAGCCTCACGGTTGGTAATGGGACAATTACAGCTAAAAATATTCAACTTAGTAATGGTCGCTATCAAACACAACTTAAAGTTGAAAATGTACCCTTACAGTCATTACCAGCGGTTCCACCCCAATTAAACGGTAGATTAGCAGGTCAGTTTAATGTTGCTGGTTCCCTTGAATCTTTTCAACCGCAAACTATTCAAGCGAATGGTCAAGCCCGGCTAAATCTGGCAGGGGGAACAGTTACAGCCTCTAATATCCAAGTTGCTAATAATCGTTATCAAGGGATTATTACTGGATTGGGTGTGAACTTAAATCGCTTGAATAAGCAGTTACAAGGTCAATTTGCGGGTCAGTTACAAGTGGCTGGCATTTTCGGATCTGCTAAATTAGCTGATGTGCGTGCTGCTGGTCAGGTGCAGTTTAGTCAAGGTATTGGTGGGATTAATTCACCACTCAATGCAGCTATTAGTTGGAATGGTCAGCAACTGACAATTCCTCAAGCTAGAACTCCGAATTTGAATGCCAGTGGTTATATATTAGCCAATGCTCAACAACCGGGTCTACCGGAAATTACGCAGTTAAATCTCAACGTCCAAGCACAGAATTTTGATCTGCAAAAACTACCTTTGAAGTTTCCTAATGCTGTAAATGTAGCTGGGAAAGTGGACTTTAGAGGACAGGTGACAGGGAAATTGACAGCACCTAATGTCGTTGGTGTGCTGGGGTTACGAAATTTGGCAGTACAAAAATTTGCTTTTGAGCCGCTGTTATCTGGTAAAATCAACTTGTTCCAAGGGCGGGGGTTAAACTTGGATTTAGCCGGGAAAAGCGATCGCTTGGCTTTGAACTTCAACAGCAACAATAGCCCGAATACCTTTGCTATCAAGTGGCAGGAAGCATTAGCCACAGGTCAAGCGACAGGAGATAATTGGGCAGTTAAAGTCGGAAATTTCCCTTTACAAGCCTTAAATATACGTTTACCGCAGACAACCACTTTAGGTAATGCCGCATTAGCTGGGTTGTTAACTGGAGATTTGGAGATTAATCAAAAGACATTAGTAAGTAGAGGCAATATAGCGATCGCACAACCGCAAATTGGTAGAATCAAAGGCGATCGCTTCACCACACAGTTTAGCTACAACAAAGGTACAGCCAGCCTCAAAAATAGTGAATTTATCAAAGCTCAAAGTAAATACACCTTTGATGCTACTGTCAACCAAACCACTAAAGCCCCTCAACTGCAAGCAAAAATTAACATCAACCAAGGCAATATTCAAGATGTGCTGACAGTAGCACAGATATTTGAACTTCAAGATTTACAACGAGGTTTAGCAGCACCAACCTACGGTACATCCGCAGATTTAACCACTAATCCCCAAGGCTTATCCAATCAACCTTTATTCAATCAAATCCAGCGACTATCAGAAATTGATGCACTTCTAGCAGCACAAGAACAAACGCGGCTAGATTCCAAACTCATACCAGATTTGACAGATTTAAAAGGTATTTTTAATGGCGACATTGCCATCGATACTGCTACAGCCAATGGACTAGCAATACAGTTTAACTTACAAGGACAAAACTTTACTTGGGGTAGAGAAACAGAACCCAGTCGTTTCTATCGGGCAGAAACAGTAATTGCTCAAGGCAGTTTTGAAAAAGGGATTTTCCGCTTACAACCTTTACGCATTCAGTCCCAACAAAGGTTAATAGCTTTTACTGGTAACATCGGTGGTGAAGAACAATCTGGTCAATTGCGAGTTAATAATTTCCCCATCCAAATATTAAATAACTTTGTCAAATTACCAGTAGGAATTACAGGTAATCTCAACGGTACTGCCGCTTTAGCAGGAAGTATAAAAAACCCTCAAGCCAGAGGAGAATTAGAAATCACAGAGGGAACACTCAATCAGAAAAAAGTCGAATCAGCTACTGCAAGTTTTAGTTATGCTCAAGGTCGTTTAAACTTTGGAAGTAAAGTCTTAGCAGCTAGTCCCGAACCTGTAAATATCACTGGCAACATTCCTTATAAATTACCTTTTGCATCCGTAGAACCAGACGGAAATCAAATTAGTCTAGATGTAAAAGTTAAAAATGAAGGTTTGGCATTATTAAATTTATTAAATAACCAAATAGCCTTTGAAAATGGTGAAGGAGAAGTAGATTTAACTGTCAGAGGAACAAGACAACAACCTTTAGTTAAGGGAATAGCCTCACTCAACAATGCCACCTTTACTGCTCAAGCATTACCAGAAAAAATAACAAATGTTTCTGGAAAGGCAGAATTTGATTTTGACAAAGTATTAGTAGAAAATCTGCAAGGTCAGTTTAGCAATGGTAAAGTAGAAGCCGCAGGAGAAATCCCCATTTTTAATAGTCAAGATATTCAAGTAGAAAATCCCCTCACCGTTAATCTTGAAAAATTAGCCTTGAATCTCAAAGGATTATATCAAGGTAATGCTAGTGGGAATTTAAAAATTACTGGTTCCGTCCTTGAACCAGGAATAGGCGGTAAAATACGACTATCTAATGGTCAAGTATTATTAACAGAATTGAGTAGCTCTGACACATCTAAAACCAGTACTAATTCATCAAATTCTATAGTTAACCAGCAAAATATCACATCTGCTAGTAGTGGAATTATAAAATTAAATAATTTAGCACTAAAGCTTGGGAATAATATTCAAATTGCTCGTCCACCTGTTTTTAATTTCATCGCATCTGGTGATCTAATTGTAAACGGTTCTTTAAGTAACCCCATACCTGAAGGAACTATCAAATTAACTAAAGGTGGCGTAAATTTATTTACTACCCAATTCAATTTGGCTCGTAACTATCAACATACCGCCACTTTTAGAAGTTCAAGCTCTCAACCCCGCGACCCTGACTTAGACGTTAAACTATTTGCTAAGATATTAGATGTAATTCAGAGTAGTGATATCAATAGACAGAGTTCTACAGGATTAGCAGCATTAGAAACAGTTCGTGTCGAAGCAACTGTCAAAGGTCCTGCAAGTCAGATTAATGATAATTTGGAACTGAAAAGCAGCCCCTCACGCTCTGAAACAGAAATTGTCACTTTATTAGGAGGTGGGTTTGTAGATACCCAAGGACGTGGTGACAGCACATTGGGTCTAATTAATATAGCAGGTTCTGCTGTTTTCAATAACTTTCAGGGTACATTTAACCAGATTGGTGATGCTTTTGGTTTAAGTGAACTGCGGTTATTTCCTACTATTATTTCTGATAGACCAGAAGCTGGTAAAAGCACTTCTAGTTTAGAATTAGCATTAGAAGCAGGAGTAGATATTTCTAGTAAATTTTCCTTCTCTAGTATTAAGATTTTGACAGCTAGTGATCCCTTTCAATGGGGTATTAATTATCGGATAAATGATGAAATTCGGTTGCGTGCTTCCACAAATTTAACTGATGACAGTCGCGCAGTAATTGAGTTTGAAAGAAGATTTTAA
- a CDS encoding carbohydrate ABC transporter permease, with amino-acid sequence MNKLTPITPKNWLLIQQRLTPYLFLLPALIILGLTVFYPAIQAFYLSFTSYQDIGEPPKWVGFANFLRLWKDAVFWKTLENTFLYLVGVVPILVIAPLILAILVNQKLRGMNWFRTAYYTPVVISMVVAGIAWKWLYAENGLLNQFFQTLGIFPEGIPWLTSPAKILGIVPISLASVMAVTIWKGLGYYMVIYLAGLQSIPIDVYEAAAIDGSDGICKHWDITIPLMQPYLALVAVISAISATKVFEEVYIMTGGGPLNSSKTIVYYLYEQAFSNLEISYACTIGLVLFLIILSLSILRLVINQQDGNNLGM; translated from the coding sequence ATGAATAAATTAACGCCCATAACGCCTAAAAATTGGCTACTTATTCAACAGCGATTAACGCCTTATTTATTTTTACTCCCCGCCTTAATTATTTTAGGATTAACCGTTTTTTATCCAGCAATACAAGCTTTTTACCTTAGTTTTACTAGCTACCAAGATATTGGCGAACCTCCTAAATGGGTAGGTTTTGCTAATTTCTTGCGTTTATGGAAAGATGCAGTTTTTTGGAAAACCTTAGAAAACACATTTCTCTATCTAGTTGGAGTCGTACCAATTTTAGTAATTGCTCCTTTAATTTTAGCAATTTTGGTAAATCAAAAATTGCGAGGCATGAATTGGTTTAGAACTGCATATTATACACCAGTTGTAATTTCTATGGTAGTCGCTGGGATAGCTTGGAAATGGTTGTATGCAGAAAATGGTTTACTAAATCAATTTTTCCAAACTTTAGGTATATTTCCTGAGGGAATTCCCTGGTTAACTAGTCCCGCCAAAATATTAGGAATTGTACCAATTTCTTTGGCCAGTGTAATGGCTGTAACTATTTGGAAAGGTCTAGGTTATTACATGGTAATTTATTTAGCGGGATTACAATCAATTCCTATTGATGTTTATGAAGCTGCGGCAATAGATGGTTCTGATGGTATTTGTAAACATTGGGATATTACTATACCTTTAATGCAGCCTTATTTAGCTTTAGTTGCGGTAATTTCGGCGATTTCAGCTACTAAGGTGTTTGAAGAAGTTTATATTATGACTGGAGGAGGTCCGCTCAATAGTTCTAAAACTATTGTTTACTATTTGTATGAACAAGCATTTAGTAATTTAGAAATTAGCTATGCTTGCACTATTGGCTTGGTGCTATTTTTAATTATTTTGAGTTTATCAATTTTGCGATTAGTTATCAATCAGCAAGATGGTAATAATCTAGGTATGTAA
- a CDS encoding cryptochrome/photolyase family protein — MSIGVWILGDQLWEQQAALQTCSATQKTPVIFIESLNHIQERAYHKQKLVLVWSAMRHFAEELQQKGYLVSYEIADDFTTPLQTWVRDYHITELRVMMPNNHPFMQIIENLQLPCQINLIPNNQFLWSREDFHGWAKNRKRLLMEDFYRQGRRKFQILMDKDQPVGGKWNLDQENRQPPKGKLNTPPAKWFQPDEITLDVIAKVKSLPFATYGEVEPFLWGVTRQQALKILNWFIQYRLPDFGPYQDAMVTGEETMWHALLSPYLNLGLLQPLEVITAAEQAYQQHQLPLNSVEGFIRQVLGWREYMHGIYHFVDREYTEKNWFNHTQSLPEFFWTGQTQMNCLHQILTQVQRTGYAHHIQRLMVLSNFALIAGLSPLEVENWFHAAFIDAYDWVMQTNVIGMGLFADGGILASKPYAASANYINKMSDYCKSCVYNYKERTGEKACPFNFFYWNFLDKNRSKLQTQGRMSFILKNLDKMSSNELQSIHQQAKDWHINQE, encoded by the coding sequence ATGTCTATAGGAGTTTGGATATTAGGAGATCAACTTTGGGAACAACAAGCCGCATTACAAACTTGTTCAGCAACCCAAAAAACACCTGTAATTTTTATCGAGTCACTCAACCATATTCAAGAGAGAGCATACCATAAACAAAAGCTAGTTTTAGTTTGGTCTGCTATGCGTCATTTCGCTGAAGAATTGCAGCAAAAAGGCTATTTAGTAAGTTATGAAATTGCGGATGATTTTACTACACCATTACAAACATGGGTGAGAGATTATCATATTACTGAACTGCGGGTAATGATGCCCAATAATCACCCTTTCATGCAGATAATTGAAAATTTGCAACTTCCTTGTCAAATTAACCTTATTCCTAACAATCAATTTTTGTGGAGTCGAGAAGATTTTCATGGTTGGGCTAAAAATCGTAAACGCCTATTAATGGAAGATTTCTATCGACAAGGAAGGCGAAAATTTCAAATTTTAATGGATAAAGATCAACCAGTTGGAGGAAAGTGGAATTTAGATCAAGAAAACCGCCAACCACCAAAAGGAAAGTTAAATACACCACCTGCAAAATGGTTTCAACCTGATGAGATTACACTGGATGTAATTGCTAAAGTTAAATCTTTACCATTTGCAACTTATGGAGAAGTAGAACCTTTTTTATGGGGTGTTACTCGTCAACAAGCACTGAAGATATTAAACTGGTTTATTCAATATCGTTTACCTGATTTTGGTCCCTACCAAGATGCAATGGTAACAGGAGAAGAAACTATGTGGCACGCTTTACTTTCTCCTTATTTGAATCTGGGTTTATTACAACCTTTGGAAGTAATTACCGCAGCAGAACAAGCATATCAACAACATCAATTACCTTTAAATAGTGTAGAAGGCTTTATCCGTCAGGTGTTAGGTTGGCGAGAATATATGCATGGTATTTACCACTTTGTAGATAGAGAATATACAGAAAAAAATTGGTTTAACCACACCCAATCTTTACCTGAATTTTTCTGGACTGGTCAAACCCAAATGAATTGTTTGCACCAAATTCTTACTCAAGTGCAACGTACTGGTTATGCTCATCATATCCAAAGATTAATGGTATTAAGTAATTTTGCGTTAATAGCAGGACTTTCACCTCTAGAAGTAGAAAATTGGTTTCATGCAGCTTTTATTGATGCTTATGACTGGGTAATGCAAACAAATGTAATTGGTATGGGTTTATTTGCAGATGGGGGAATATTAGCATCTAAACCCTATGCCGCATCTGCTAATTATATCAATAAGATGAGTGACTATTGCAAAAGTTGTGTTTATAATTATAAAGAACGCACAGGTGAAAAAGCTTGTCCTTTTAACTTCTTTTACTGGAATTTTTTGGATAAAAACCGCTCGAAATTACAAACTCAAGGACGAATGAGTTTTATTTTAAAGAATTTAGATAAAATGTCATCAAATGAGTTACAGTCTATTCATCAACAAGCTAAAGATTGGCATATAAATCAGGAATGA